CGATGTTTTTTGTCCTCAAGAAGAGTGGCGAGTTGCTCGGCTTCTTCTTGGTGGTCATTGACATCTTTCAATAGGATATATTCAATCGTAATTCTCCTATTCGTTTTCTCTAAATAATAATCAAGAGATTTCATCAATTTTTCTATCGGGATACCTCGGTTTATTTTCATGATCTGTGTCCTGAGCTCATTATTCGGCGCATGCAATGAGATGGCCAGATTCACCTGTAATTGGGTATCTGTGAATTCATAAATCTTATTGGCAAGACCGCTCGTCGAAACAGTGATGCGCCTGCCCGCTATAGCAAGTCCCTTATGGTCCATGAGCACCTTCAAAAAGTCCAACATATTTTCAAAGTTATCGAACGGTTCGCCAATACCCATTACAACAACATGGCTTACAACATCCTCTTGTTCCAATTTATCCAGATGAAGTTGAACGTTCATGATTTGTTCCACTATTTCCCCGCTGGATAAATCACGGCTTTTGGCCAATAATCCACTGGCACAGAAACTGCAGCCAATATTGCAGCCCACTTGGGTGGTGACACAAACCGATATTCCGTATTTATGTCTCATCATGACCGTTTCGATAAGGTTTCCATCCTGTAATTTAAACAAGAACTTGATCGTGCCATCCGCTGATTCTTGCTTGACGTGCTCAGTCAAAGTCTGGATGACAAAGTGCTCTTCAAGTAATTTTATGCACTCTTTATTAACATCCGTCATTTCAGAGAAACTTGTCACACGTGTTCTATAAAGCCACTCCCAGACTTGGGAAGCTCTGAATTTTTTATGGCCATGATCCGAAAGCCATGATGTCAATTGTTCGAATGTTAAACCATAAATGGACTCTTTATTCATTCGTTACCCTCTTTTCATTACATTAAGATTTAATATGTTAACCCATTAACCTTACGGGGAGTTTCCCCGGAATTAGTTCCATCATTTATGATATGGTTCATTTCTATTTATCCGAAAAGCCCGATATATCTGCTCCACTAGAACCAGTTTCATTAATTGGTGCGGAAAGGTCATTTTCGAGAAGGAAAGGGCGTAATCACTTCTTGATAACACCTCGGTGCCAAGCCCAAGCGACCCGCCAATAATAAACGCAATTTTGCTCTTTCCATAGGTGGCGAGCTGATCCAAATGGGTGGCCAGCTGCTCTGAAGTAAGCTGTTTTCCATTGATCTCAAGCGTAATTACATAGGTGTCCGGACTGACTTTCGCCAGGATTCGTTCACCCTCCTTTTGCTTAACAATGTCCATGTCCGCTGCACTCAGGTTCTCCGGAGCTTTTTCATCCGGTACTTCGACAAGTTCTATATTAGCATAGGCGCTTAACCTTTTTGTATATTCAGCAATTCCTTGCTTTAAGTATTTTTCCTTTAGCTTGCCAACAGTAATAATCGTTATTTTCATATATATCCTCTAGCTTTCATTATGTTTTTACTATCAATTGTTGGATTTGCCTACCTATTATCATACCTTACAGTGGCCTATAAGCAAAACAAGCATATCCTTTCCAATTTTTAATGCTTTTATAATAAAAACCGCTGCCCCTGAAAGCGGCAACGGTAACTTTCATTATTTTATAATGTGTATTGAAGAAATCGTGCGGACTTAGTTCAGATCCGATGAAGAATTATGTTGATTTTCATACAACCAAAAGCTTGAATCTAAACCATCCCACCCGCCGCTTCATTCTTCGGAAAATGTTAAGAACATGTTAAGAACAGGTTACGAACATGTTATCCACAAAAGTTATCCACATATCCACAAAATCTATCCACATCTTGTATGGGAATATTAGTTCCCTACTAGATATATTGCCACGTTTCGACAATATTCACAGGTTGTTGATAACTGATTTTCTTCTGGAACCAGCGTTAAAACAGGATAAGTTTCACATTCGTATACCACTTCATCCAGCGCCATGTCCACGTGTTCCTGACAGCAATATAATTTCATCTTTCATATCTCCTTTCCCACTCATTATTCCCAGCACTTCTATTCACAATTATCCACAAGTTACTTGAGATCTTTAATTTAAGTATATATCCACAGGTAATCGTAACAAAAAATAAGAAAATCGCAAGGAAATAGAAAGGACAGGGGGCATTTTTCCCCCTGTCCTTTTTGTTTTTAAATTTCGCTGCTTGAAAGTTTGACTTCCGTAGTTTCTTTCTTTCCGTCACGGTAATAAATGATTTTAACTTTATCTCCGATTTTCTTTTCGTTGTAAAGGTATTTTCGTAATTCCACGACGTCATGAATTTTTTCATTATCCATTCCAACAACGACGTCAAATTCCTTCAATCCTGCTTTGGATGCTGGAGAATTGCTTTGAACGCCTGTTATTGCAACGCCAGATGTAACTTTCCTTGGTAACTTTAATGTATTTTGTTGATGATATTGGGAAATCTCTTCTACAGATGCCAAGTTCACACCCAAGAAGGCACGTTTCACTTCACCAAATTCCTCTATATCGTTAATAATTGGTATAACTGAATCGATTGGAATGGAAAGACCGATTCCTTCCACTGCATTTTCCGCAATCTTCATCGAATTTATTCCGATGACCTGTCCTGACATATTGACGAGTGCCCCACCGCTATTACCTGGGTTAATCGCCGCATCGGTCTGGATGACCTCCGCATTCCAATCGACTTGCCCGTCCTCATTGATATCCACCTCTATCGTACGCTCCAAGCCTGAGATGATCCCTTGTGTGATCGATCCAGAGAATTGGAGGCCTAATGGATTGCCAATGGCAATTACAGGCTCACCAGGTTTCAATTTGCTGGATTTTCCGAATTCAGCAATGGTTTTGATTTTATCACCATTCACGACAATGACAGCTAAATCTGTCCATGGGTCACTACCTTGTAGTTCAGCTGGCAATTTAGTGCCATCACTTAATGTCACTTCCAGTTCATTAGCGCCTTCAATGACGTGATTATTCGTGACGATATAGGCTTTGCCCCCATCTTTTTTGTAGACGACTCCAGAACCAGTGCCGGCTTCTGCCGAATTATCCCCGGCGTTGCTCCCTTGACTCCAGAAGTTCGTTTCCTGAATGTTAGTTATCCCGACCACTGCGTCACTGGCCTTATCAACAGCATTGGTGACAGCACTTGTTACATCAAGGGTAAGGTTTTGCTGTGACTGTTCCACAGGCCCATTCTCCGTTGATTTCTCCGTTGTAATTTCGTTATCATCGTTATTTAACTGCCCACTTCCCAGTAAAATAAGTAAGGCCCCGATGATGACGCCCCCCAAGCCTGCTAGAAAATAGCCCATATGGCCTTTTTTCCGTTTATTTTGGTTCTCATCATTCTGATCATAATAACCCAAGACCGCTCCATCCTCTCATTTTAGGAATGAATTATAGCAATTCTATTGTTTGGCATCCTCCCTCAATTATACTCAATTACCGAATTTTTTCTAAAAAAATGTATGCTTTTTTTTAGGGTATACAGCCATTTTCCTTTTACTTATACAGTTCTAACCAAACGATACCCCTTTTAATCCGATTCGTAACTTGCGAATCGAATTTTTTAAAAACAAAAAAGGAATGAACAAGGTACCCCTCGTCCATTCCTTTTATTTATAACGTAACAAGTTCCGTTGGTCTTTTCGGATCAGTATCATATAAGGAAAATTGTTCGCCAACGATGATCCCCTTTGTCTTTAACGTCTGTTCCACCGACATTCTTGCTAGATCCTTCATATTGTTATCAAGGCTTAAGTGGGCCAAGTAAATCCGCTTGGTCTTATCACCGGCCACTTCACTCATTGCAAGGGCAGCGTCTTCATTACAAACATGTCCGACATCACTTAAAATCCGGCGCTTGATGCTCCATGGATATTTTCCCATCCTCAGCATGGACACATCATGGTTACTTTCAAATACATAAGCATCGGCATTCGAGATGATTCCTTTCATCCGATCACTTACGTACCCTGTATCGGTGATGACCACAAGTTTCTTATCCTCATGATGAAAGACATAAAACATCGGCTCTGCCGCATCATGTGAAACGCCAAAAGATTCTATATCAAGACTGCCGAACGTTTTGACCTGTTCCATTTCAAATGTGAATTTTTGTTCGGTTGCAATTTCACCGATTGATCGATCCATGGCATTCCATGTTTTTGCATTCGCATATATCGGGAGTTTATGTTTTCTGGCAACCACGCCAAGACCTTTAATATGGTCGCTGTGTTCATGGGTAACTAGGATACCGGATAGCTTCGACATATCACGGCCTATATCCTGAAACAATGCTTCCAGGGCTTTACCGCTTAAGCCAGCATCGACAAGGAATGATTGATCCCCCGTTTCCACGAAAAGGGCATTTCCTGTACTCCCGCTTGCGAGAACACTAAAATGCATTGTCATCTTTACTCACTCCAGTATTTTTTCTTCTGTATTCAATTCAATGACCTCTCCATCAAAGGCATTCACGAAGAGATCCGTTTCGTCATCAATGACCACCCACCATGTTGGCACAAGTAAATGTGACACAGATGTCGTCTGCAGCGAATTATAAAAACCCAGTTGCACATTCGTGACTTTGCTTTTTGGATCAATATCGCCATTCTGATACAATTCTCCAATAGCATTTAAAGCAGATACCAATTCTTTAGGTTTATTGAATTTTTCAATTCCCTCCAAATACATCTGTTCATAGGAAACGATTTCACCCTTCTTATTCAGATATAAAGTGACCTTCCCCTTACTATTATTATAAAACATCTTCTTATCTGCCACTTGATAGCAGATGATGGTCTGGCTGATTTCATCATAGCTCCAAAAATGATACTCACTACCATTTAAAATATACTCCTTCAGGAATATATCAAGGTCTGCAGCATTAATTTCCGATTTCATGCTAACTGGTATCTTAAATGTACCCACAAGCTTCTTATCATCGATGATTTTTGCTTTTTGGTTTTTTAGGTGCTGTATATCCTTCTTCTCGAAATTCTTGCTTTGGGCAATCAGGAATTGATCCTTCAACTTTTGTTTTGGAAGTGGTATTTCTATTGAAATCTCGTCTTCTTTCAAAAGTTCATCCGTAAGGGGCTCCGTAAAGCTTTCTAATTGGGAATCATTAATCTTTTCAAGGAATTGATAAAGAAGAAAAATATTCAAAACGAAGAATACCATGATGAAAATCGACTTTGTATTATTCCAATCCACTTTGATCGCCTCCTTCTTCAAAAGGCACAATAAACCATTTATCGCCTACACGATAATACCAAGTGGGATCGAGTGTAACTAGTGTTACAAGTTTGGAATCGAGGGATTTATTCAATCTATAACCAATCGAGATGTCCTCCACGCTTTTGAAATCGATATTATCTTTCGATTTCAGCTTATTCAATACTTCTTTTCCGCTTGGTAAGATCACTGCCGCTCCTTCTGACGGGAGGACTGAGTCAAGTGAAAAGTATGGGCGGTCATAACTATAAATTTCTTCTTTCCCCCAAATTTGCTCGATTTCTGTCATTCCCGATTCATTGAAGGCCGGATAACCGTTTATGAATAAGCGGAATACCACTCGTTGTTCATTCTCCGACATATAGGCAAAGCGGTAATTGTTATCTTCCCAGCCGGCATGATCATTGATGAAATCGATGCTTTTTTGCAAAAGGTCACTGGAACGGACAAATGGCTTGCTCTTTTGTGCTGGATTGATATAAGAAATTAAGTAATTCTCTTTATTGACCGTCATAAGTCTTGTTCCATCCGTGTATTCCTCACCGACCGAAACGGATTCCTGGCGTACGAACTTCGGATAATTAAATAACGCATTTTTCAAGTTTCCAATATCCAAATCGTCAATATAATATTCAAGTCTGTTGATCTCCACTGGGTTTTCCGGGACGAACAGCGTCCTTTTGCTGTTTATCGTTTCGGCCGTATATTCAGGGTGCTTATCGTATGAACCCCTATAAAATGAATCCATGAAATTCCTTAGTTTTTTAGAGTCGACCATACCTTGATAAATCTTCTCATGATCATAGGAAACAAAATAAACGGGAGATTCCTTACCGCTGATATCCTTTTGTTTAATGATCATTCGATCAAATGAAAATTCAGGCACTTCCTTATCCGTTAT
This sequence is a window from Brevibacillus sp. JNUCC-41. Protein-coding genes within it:
- the rlmN gene encoding 23S rRNA (adenine(2503)-C(2))-methyltransferase RlmN, whose product is MNKESIYGLTFEQLTSWLSDHGHKKFRASQVWEWLYRTRVTSFSEMTDVNKECIKLLEEHFVIQTLTEHVKQESADGTIKFLFKLQDGNLIETVMMRHKYGISVCVTTQVGCNIGCSFCASGLLAKSRDLSSGEIVEQIMNVQLHLDKLEQEDVVSHVVVMGIGEPFDNFENMLDFLKVLMDHKGLAIAGRRITVSTSGLANKIYEFTDTQLQVNLAISLHAPNNELRTQIMKINRGIPIEKLMKSLDYYLEKTNRRITIEYILLKDVNDHQEEAEQLATLLEDKKHRLYVNLIPYNPVDEHSQYQRSEKESVLAFYDTLKKRGVNCKIRQEHGTDIDAACGQLRSKQIKKAEAQ
- the rlmH gene encoding 23S rRNA (pseudouridine(1915)-N(3))-methyltransferase RlmH — encoded protein: MKITIITVGKLKEKYLKQGIAEYTKRLSAYANIELVEVPDEKAPENLSAADMDIVKQKEGERILAKVSPDTYVITLEINGKQLTSEQLATHLDQLATYGKSKIAFIIGGSLGLGTEVLSRSDYALSFSKMTFPHQLMKLVLVEQIYRAFRINRNEPYHK
- a CDS encoding CxxH/CxxC protein, which codes for MKLYCCQEHVDMALDEVVYECETYPVLTLVPEENQLSTTCEYCRNVAIYLVGN
- a CDS encoding S1C family serine protease, with the translated sequence MGYYDQNDENQNKRKKGHMGYFLAGLGGVIIGALLILLGSGQLNNDDNEITTEKSTENGPVEQSQQNLTLDVTSAVTNAVDKASDAVVGITNIQETNFWSQGSNAGDNSAEAGTGSGVVYKKDGGKAYIVTNNHVIEGANELEVTLSDGTKLPAELQGSDPWTDLAVIVVNGDKIKTIAEFGKSSKLKPGEPVIAIGNPLGLQFSGSITQGIISGLERTIEVDINEDGQVDWNAEVIQTDAAINPGNSGGALVNMSGQVIGINSMKIAENAVEGIGLSIPIDSVIPIINDIEEFGEVKRAFLGVNLASVEEISQYHQQNTLKLPRKVTSGVAITGVQSNSPASKAGLKEFDVVVGMDNEKIHDVVELRKYLYNEKKIGDKVKIIYYRDGKKETTEVKLSSSEI
- a CDS encoding MBL fold metallo-hydrolase encodes the protein MTMHFSVLASGSTGNALFVETGDQSFLVDAGLSGKALEALFQDIGRDMSKLSGILVTHEHSDHIKGLGVVARKHKLPIYANAKTWNAMDRSIGEIATEQKFTFEMEQVKTFGSLDIESFGVSHDAAEPMFYVFHHEDKKLVVITDTGYVSDRMKGIISNADAYVFESNHDVSMLRMGKYPWSIKRRILSDVGHVCNEDAALAMSEVAGDKTKRIYLAHLSLDNNMKDLARMSVEQTLKTKGIIVGEQFSLYDTDPKRPTELVTL
- a CDS encoding two-component system regulatory protein YycI, which gives rise to MDWNNTKSIFIMVFFVLNIFLLYQFLEKINDSQLESFTEPLTDELLKEDEISIEIPLPKQKLKDQFLIAQSKNFEKKDIQHLKNQKAKIIDDKKLVGTFKIPVSMKSEINAADLDIFLKEYILNGSEYHFWSYDEISQTIICYQVADKKMFYNNSKGKVTLYLNKKGEIVSYEQMYLEGIEKFNKPKELVSALNAIGELYQNGDIDPKSKVTNVQLGFYNSLQTTSVSHLLVPTWWVVIDDETDLFVNAFDGEVIELNTEEKILE
- a CDS encoding YycH family regulatory protein; translation: MNFERAKSIILTILVGTSIFLTWSIWTYEPEYDQFDQSNYIKIKSDVQIVSDVIKPVSILFHGNGQHFQTSNPAEMNEMEKEFSQWRFRGLKEVSVKRLQRKFDDFVHEDGSIEIEFSDDIPIALYKTVLNITDKEVPEFSFDRMIIKQKDISGKESPVYFVSYDHEKIYQGMVDSKKLRNFMDSFYRGSYDKHPEYTAETINSKRTLFVPENPVEINRLEYYIDDLDIGNLKNALFNYPKFVRQESVSVGEEYTDGTRLMTVNKENYLISYINPAQKSKPFVRSSDLLQKSIDFINDHAGWEDNNYRFAYMSENEQRVVFRLFINGYPAFNESGMTEIEQIWGKEEIYSYDRPYFSLDSVLPSEGAAVILPSGKEVLNKLKSKDNIDFKSVEDISIGYRLNKSLDSKLVTLVTLDPTWYYRVGDKWFIVPFEEGGDQSGLE